From the genome of Gemmatimonadota bacterium, one region includes:
- the nosZ gene encoding Sec-dependent nitrous-oxide reductase, with protein sequence MSLRTISQSSLLAAAALLAAGCGNTAPKQLVSGDAAQRVYVAPGEHDEFYSFMSGGFSGQMTVYGLPSGRLLKTIPVFSQFPENGYGYSEETKPMLETSYGPVPWDDTHHPQLSKTNGMPDGRWLFINANNTPRIARLDLTTFETDEILEIPNAAGGHASPFVTANSEYVVSAIRFSVPVPNKDVPIETYKQNFKGSLSFVTANQPGKMDIAFQILMPGYNYDLGRAGKAKSEGWFFFTTYNSEQAYTKLELNASKNDKDYIAAVNWKEAEKCVAAGKTTTVPANYRHNYMVAATRSAVSEKKTSVKMLLPTNCPGAVYFLPTPKSPHGVDIDPTGEYIVGGGKLASVIPVHSFTKMIAAIKAKAFDGELDGIPVLKYDAVIAGEVQKPGLGPLHTEFDAKGNAYTSMFISSEIVKWKLGTWEVLDRMPVYYSIGHLMIPGGDGTEPYGKYVVALNKITKDRYLPTGGELSQSAQLIDITGDKMKMLLDFPTQGEPHYAQALPAALIKDKQVKFFSLKDNQHPYVVRAESESGVSRKGKQVHVKMVAIRSHFAPDMIEGVEVGDTVYWHVTNIEQDWDILHGFAVLGMQTAELVLQPGETRTIAWTPKAPGVYPFYCTDFCSALHQEMQGYVRVSAPGSGVQLSAGVSPRSATQQARAAALPTAANPHAGMKMPAGGR encoded by the coding sequence ATGTCCCTCCGCACCATCTCCCAGTCCTCGTTGCTCGCGGCGGCCGCCTTGCTGGCCGCAGGCTGTGGCAACACGGCTCCCAAGCAACTCGTCAGCGGCGACGCCGCCCAGCGCGTGTACGTCGCGCCGGGCGAGCACGACGAGTTCTACTCCTTCATGTCCGGCGGCTTCAGCGGGCAGATGACGGTGTACGGCCTCCCGTCGGGCCGCCTCCTCAAGACGATCCCGGTCTTCTCGCAATTCCCCGAGAACGGCTACGGCTACTCCGAGGAGACCAAGCCGATGCTGGAGACCTCCTACGGCCCGGTGCCCTGGGATGACACCCACCATCCGCAGCTCTCCAAGACCAACGGCATGCCCGACGGGCGCTGGCTCTTCATCAACGCCAACAACACGCCGCGCATCGCCCGGCTCGACCTGACCACCTTCGAGACCGACGAGATCCTCGAGATCCCCAACGCCGCCGGCGGCCACGCCTCGCCGTTCGTGACCGCGAACTCCGAGTACGTCGTCTCGGCGATCCGCTTCTCGGTGCCGGTGCCGAACAAGGACGTCCCGATCGAGACCTACAAGCAGAACTTCAAGGGCTCGCTCTCGTTCGTCACGGCCAACCAGCCCGGCAAGATGGACATCGCCTTCCAGATCCTGATGCCCGGTTACAACTACGACCTCGGCCGCGCCGGCAAGGCGAAGTCCGAGGGGTGGTTCTTCTTCACCACGTACAACTCGGAGCAGGCCTACACCAAGCTCGAGCTGAACGCCTCGAAGAACGACAAGGACTACATCGCGGCGGTGAACTGGAAGGAGGCCGAGAAGTGCGTGGCGGCGGGGAAGACGACGACGGTGCCCGCCAACTATCGCCACAACTACATGGTGGCCGCGACCCGCTCGGCGGTGAGCGAGAAGAAGACCTCGGTGAAGATGCTGCTGCCGACCAACTGCCCGGGCGCGGTGTACTTCCTGCCGACGCCGAAGTCGCCGCATGGCGTCGACATCGACCCGACCGGCGAGTACATCGTCGGCGGCGGCAAGCTCGCGTCGGTGATTCCGGTGCACTCGTTCACCAAGATGATCGCGGCGATCAAGGCGAAGGCGTTCGACGGCGAGCTCGACGGGATCCCGGTGCTCAAGTACGACGCGGTGATCGCGGGTGAAGTGCAGAAGCCGGGCCTGGGGCCCCTGCACACCGAGTTCGACGCCAAGGGCAACGCCTATACCTCGATGTTCATCTCGTCGGAGATCGTGAAGTGGAAGCTGGGCACCTGGGAGGTGCTCGACCGGATGCCGGTCTACTACTCGATCGGCCACCTGATGATTCCCGGCGGCGACGGGACCGAGCCCTACGGCAAGTACGTCGTGGCCTTGAACAAGATCACCAAGGACCGCTACCTCCCGACCGGCGGCGAGCTGTCGCAGTCGGCGCAGTTGATCGACATCACGGGCGACAAGATGAAGATGCTGCTCGACTTCCCGACGCAGGGCGAGCCGCACTACGCCCAGGCGCTGCCGGCGGCGCTGATCAAGGACAAGCAGGTCAAGTTCTTCTCCCTCAAGGACAACCAGCACCCGTATGTGGTGCGGGCCGAGTCGGAGAGCGGGGTGTCGCGGAAGGGAAAGCAGGTCCACGTGAAGATGGTCGCGATCCGCTCGCACTTCGCGCCGGACATGATCGAGGGCGTCGAGGTCGGTGACACGGTGTACTGGCATGTCACCAACATCGAGCAGGACTGGGACATTCTCCACGGCTTCGCGGTCCTGGGGATGCAGACGGCCGAGCTGGTGCTGCAGCCGGGCGAGACGCGCACCATCGCGTGGACGCCGAAGGCGCCCGGGGTCTATCCCTTCTACTGCACCGACTTCTGCAGCGCGCTGCACCAGGAGATGCAGGGGTACGTCCGGGTGAGTGCGCCGGGGAGTGGCGTGCAGTTGAGTGCGGGGGTGAGCCCGCGCTCGGCGACGCAGCAGGCACGTGCTGCCGCGCTGCCGACGGCGGCCAATCCGCATGCCGGGATGAAGATGCCCGCCGGCGGGCGCTGA
- a CDS encoding nitrous oxide reductase family maturation protein NosD yields MLLFAALLAVQGPLVVAPDGPYRSIAAAVAAAPDGGTVRVTAGVWRGPLLQLDRPVTLVGDAGAILDGEGSHEIVVIRAPHVTLRGLTFRNTGRSYHEDRAAVHVDSAASCLIEHNRFDDTFFAIYLAQTEGCVVRRNVVTGRPSTETATGNAIHSWGSRNLTIEDNQVSGHRDGIYLEFTRHAAVRRNVSEQNFRYGLHFMYSDSSAYEGNTFRQNGSGVAVMYSHVVRMASNRFLANRGATAYGLLLKEIADVTLIGNDFTGNTTGLLADGAERLEARSNRFTGNGWAVRLLASTSGGRFTDNHFAGNSFDVAVNARTVDAEFVGNWWDAYRGWDLDHDGTGDVPHHPVRLFALLVERAPAALMLQRALFIRVLDAAERVVPALTPAQVVDRAPRVSRSRGSE; encoded by the coding sequence ATGCTGCTCTTCGCCGCCCTCCTCGCCGTGCAGGGGCCGCTGGTGGTGGCACCCGACGGGCCGTACCGGAGCATCGCGGCGGCCGTGGCGGCGGCTCCGGACGGCGGCACGGTGCGGGTGACCGCCGGGGTGTGGCGCGGGCCCCTGCTCCAGCTGGACCGGCCGGTGACGCTCGTCGGTGACGCTGGCGCAATCCTCGACGGCGAGGGATCGCACGAGATCGTGGTGATCCGCGCGCCGCACGTGACGCTGCGTGGCCTCACCTTCCGCAACACCGGCCGCTCCTATCACGAGGACCGCGCGGCGGTGCACGTCGACAGCGCGGCGAGCTGCCTGATCGAGCACAATCGCTTCGACGACACCTTCTTCGCGATCTACCTCGCGCAGACCGAAGGCTGCGTGGTCCGGCGCAATGTGGTGACCGGCCGTCCCTCGACCGAAACGGCCACCGGCAACGCGATCCATTCCTGGGGATCGCGCAACCTCACCATCGAGGACAACCAGGTCAGCGGCCATCGCGACGGGATCTACCTGGAGTTCACGCGCCACGCGGCGGTGCGCCGCAACGTGAGCGAGCAGAACTTCCGCTACGGGCTGCACTTCATGTATTCCGATTCGTCTGCCTACGAGGGCAACACCTTCCGGCAGAACGGCAGCGGTGTCGCGGTGATGTACTCCCATGTGGTCCGGATGGCCTCGAACCGCTTTCTCGCCAATCGTGGTGCCACCGCGTACGGCCTCTTGCTGAAGGAGATCGCCGATGTCACGCTGATCGGCAACGACTTCACCGGCAACACCACCGGATTGCTGGCCGACGGCGCCGAGCGGTTGGAGGCGAGGAGCAACCGCTTCACCGGCAATGGCTGGGCGGTGCGGCTGCTGGCGAGCACCAGTGGCGGGCGATTCACGGACAATCACTTCGCCGGCAACTCGTTCGACGTCGCGGTGAACGCGCGCACGGTCGATGCCGAGTTTGTCGGCAACTGGTGGGATGCGTATCGCGGCTGGGACCTGGACCACGACGGCACCGGCGACGTGCCGCACCATCCGGTGCGCCTCTTCGCGCTGCTGGTCGAGCGGGCCCCGGCGGCGCTGATGCTGCAGCGGGCACTCTTCATCCGGGTGCTCGATGCCGCCGAACGGGTCGTGCCGGCACTGACGCCGGCGCAGGTCGTCGACCGCGCACCGCGCGTGTCGCGGAGCAGGGGGAGCGAATGA
- a CDS encoding ABC transporter ATP-binding protein, with the protein MIITRGVIKRFGRRTVLDGLDAEIATGRITALVGPNGAGKTTFLKVLLGLARPTSGQVVIDGTILDGSPAYRAAIGYMPQIVHFPAHLRGTDLVAMVTALRGGTALPDLSLADAFELGETMARPLGELSGGTRQKINAVLAFAFAPKLLILDEPTAGLDPLAARVLKDRILAERARGTTVLITSHVLPELEELADDVLFLVEGKTAWAGAVKALTHGTGERTLERAVARLLGGGVRLAVA; encoded by the coding sequence ATGATCATCACACGTGGGGTGATAAAGCGGTTCGGCCGACGCACCGTGCTGGACGGGCTCGACGCCGAGATCGCGACCGGGCGGATCACCGCGCTGGTCGGGCCGAACGGCGCCGGGAAGACCACCTTCCTCAAGGTCCTGCTCGGTCTCGCCCGGCCGACGTCCGGGCAGGTGGTCATCGACGGCACCATACTCGACGGGTCGCCGGCGTACCGCGCCGCGATCGGCTACATGCCGCAGATCGTCCACTTTCCGGCGCATCTGCGCGGCACCGATCTGGTCGCGATGGTCACCGCGCTGCGTGGCGGCACGGCGCTTCCCGATCTCTCGCTGGCCGATGCGTTCGAGCTCGGTGAGACGATGGCGCGGCCGCTCGGCGAACTCTCCGGCGGGACGCGGCAGAAGATCAACGCGGTGCTGGCCTTCGCCTTTGCGCCGAAGCTCCTCATCCTCGACGAACCGACGGCGGGACTCGATCCGCTGGCGGCGCGGGTGCTCAAGGATCGGATCCTCGCGGAACGGGCGCGTGGGACGACGGTGTTGATCACGTCGCACGTGTTGCCGGAACTCGAGGAGCTGGCGGACGACGTCCTCTTCCTCGTCGAGGGGAAGACGGCGTGGGCGGGCGCCGTGAAGGCGCTGACCCACGGCACCGGCGAGCGGACGCTCGAACGCGCGGTCGCGCGGCTCCTCGGCGGCGGCGTCCGCCTGGCGGTCGCATGA
- a CDS encoding cupin domain-containing protein, with protein MLPEVLVPESTAPAGRPLVTDVSEAGGVRSFTLQFAPGQTLPDHRNHARITILVMAGRGILTVAEAGPRAIVSGDLVQLDPNVLHSVEASDGALELRVTLRANCCDSC; from the coding sequence ATGTTGCCTGAGGTCCTCGTTCCTGAATCCACCGCTCCGGCGGGTCGTCCCCTGGTCACCGATGTATCGGAGGCCGGCGGCGTGCGCTCGTTCACGTTGCAGTTCGCGCCGGGGCAGACGCTGCCGGATCATCGCAATCACGCGCGGATCACCATCCTCGTGATGGCAGGCCGCGGGATCTTGACCGTGGCGGAGGCGGGACCGCGGGCGATCGTCTCGGGCGACCTGGTGCAACTCGATCCGAATGTGCTGCACTCGGTCGAGGCCTCGGACGGTGCGCTCGAGTTGCGCGTGACGCTGCGCGCCAACTGCTGCGACTCCTGCTGA
- a CDS encoding cbb3-type cytochrome c oxidase subunit I, which translates to MDRAVIRFLRASLLWLAAGVSLGVAMAVHPAWTRYRPVHLHILLLGFVTMMIAGVAYHVFPRFAATPLHAPKLQTVHFVLANVGLVLVACGFAARADGSPFGIWLLGSGGTLSAVGAYLLGWNLWRTLDHAAIPPTRLPAARPMPVVERPAMR; encoded by the coding sequence ATGGACCGCGCCGTCATCCGCTTCCTGCGCGCCTCGCTGCTCTGGCTGGCAGCGGGCGTCTCCCTCGGTGTCGCCATGGCGGTTCACCCGGCGTGGACCCGCTATCGGCCGGTGCACCTGCACATCCTGCTGCTCGGCTTCGTGACGATGATGATCGCGGGCGTCGCGTATCACGTCTTTCCCCGCTTTGCGGCGACACCGCTGCATGCACCGAAGCTGCAGACGGTGCATTTCGTCCTCGCCAATGTCGGGCTGGTGCTGGTGGCCTGCGGCTTTGCGGCCCGCGCCGACGGTTCGCCGTTCGGCATCTGGTTGCTCGGCAGCGGTGGCACCCTCTCCGCCGTGGGTGCCTACCTCCTCGGCTGGAACCTCTGGCGCACGCTTGATCATGCCGCGATCCCCCCGACGCGGCTTCCGGCGGCTCGACCGATGCCGGTGGTCGAGCGGCCGGCGATGCGCTAG
- a CDS encoding ABC transporter permease subunit → MNTALRVLPPVLRDALRGRWLLGLLATLLLIGELLLRFSGGGATTRVSLLDVVLILTPLIGLVVGTMQVHHAREMTELLLAQPIARRTLFVALYLGTALPLAAVVVVGLLAPFLWHGMLLGDALVPMLALAGAAAGLAMLSTALAFVIALGADDKVRALGIALGVWLVTAVLWDGVLLLLALLFGDRPIELPMLVMLALNPFDLARVLLLLGSDAAALLGYTGAVVQRSLGSSGGRAMLVSLLTLWLVVPCVIAARSFARKDF, encoded by the coding sequence ATGAACACCGCCCTCCGCGTCCTGCCACCCGTGCTGCGTGACGCCCTCCGTGGGCGCTGGCTCCTTGGCCTCCTCGCCACCCTGCTGCTGATCGGCGAGCTGTTGCTGCGCTTCAGCGGCGGCGGCGCCACCACGCGCGTCTCCCTGCTCGATGTGGTCTTGATCCTCACGCCACTGATCGGGCTGGTGGTCGGCACCATGCAGGTCCACCACGCGCGCGAGATGACCGAGCTGCTGCTGGCACAGCCTATTGCCCGCCGCACGCTCTTCGTCGCGCTCTACCTCGGCACCGCGCTGCCGTTGGCGGCGGTCGTGGTGGTCGGCCTGTTGGCACCGTTCCTCTGGCACGGCATGCTCCTGGGCGATGCCCTGGTGCCGATGCTGGCGCTGGCTGGCGCTGCCGCTGGCCTGGCCATGCTCTCCACCGCACTGGCCTTCGTGATCGCGCTCGGGGCCGACGACAAGGTGCGGGCGCTGGGGATTGCGCTCGGGGTCTGGCTGGTGACGGCGGTGCTCTGGGACGGAGTGCTGCTGCTGTTGGCGCTGCTCTTCGGCGACCGTCCCATCGAGCTGCCGATGCTGGTCATGCTCGCCCTCAATCCGTTCGATCTCGCGCGGGTCCTCCTCCTCCTCGGCAGCGACGCCGCCGCACTCCTCGGCTACACCGGGGCGGTGGTGCAGCGGAGCCTGGGGAGCAGTGGTGGCCGCGCGATGCTGGTGTCGTTGCTCACGCTGTGGCTGGTGGTTCCCTGTGTGATTGCGGCGCGAAGCTTCGCCCGCAAAGACTTCTGA